GGCATTAGAACAGTCCCACCCCACCAATTGAAAACACCTGCCTGCATCGTGTAGGCATCTGAGCTTGGGCCCCCTGATATATGGTCATGTGGTGTCTGCTAGGGAAGTGCTGGCCTGATAAAAATCTGGCTGAGCTAGTGAGCTTGAGTCATGACTGGCAAAAAGCTATGAGGCAACCACAGTTCCGATTGGAGGGATTTCTATGGAGAAATGGGGATGAAAGCAGAGCTCCCCATTGTAGTTGGGGTAGAGGGGCAGGGCAGTCATTCCAGACTGGGGATTTTGATGGGACAATGGGTTTATCTTGGTGGCCCTTTTATATGGGAAATGTGGTTTCCTAGTTGTACAGCAAGTACTGTGCCCCTGCAGCACCTGTCCAATCAGGGGTGGGCgtgaggagagggacagaagacTCAGATCATGGGGGCGTCTTTACGTTTCATCCTGCCTTATGTTACCtctggtgttttctttctttctttggcctCACTTCATACGGTTAGATCGTCTGACCTCGCCCGGCTGCTGGCTTTGCTCAGCCTGCTCAGCGGTCTGGTGTCATCCCGGGTCAGGTCTGGACACAGTGAAGGCGACTTCTCCCCCGGCAGCCCTTGCTTTGATACTTTCTCAGCCTGCAGCTCTTCCTTctcaccctccttccccacctcggGAGTCTCCGCTTTCTCCCCCTCCGGCACTGCCAAGGTCTCCTGCCCCTCCGTGCTCACTCTCTCCGCTTCCTGCCTCTTGTCTCCCACCTCTGGCTCCGCCCCCTCCTCCACCggctgctccttcccctccccctccccctcctgtgcTCCCACCTGAGCGTAGGAAGGCAGTGTCTCTTGGTAAGCTCGGGACAGGTCCCCTAGGGGCCCCGTGCCCATCTTCTCCTCGAACTGACTGAAAGGCTTGGCAGAAAGCGGGCTGGTCTCCACCATCCCGACCTCAGTCAAAGGGAAATAGTGGGACAcgattttctcttcttccagcaGCTGGTAGCCCTTGGCTTTCTGGATGGAGGAGACGGCGATGGAGTGGAGGGACTTCTCGGGGATCTCCCCCAGGGGCTGCTCCACGGGCCTCTTGAAGGCAGACCGGATTCTCTTGAGGCCCAGGTGACTCATCTCCAGAATGTTGAGGAACAGGGACACAGAGGCCACCGACAACATGAACAGGATGAAGATGGTCTTCTCCGTGGGCCGGGACACGAAGCAGTCCACCACGTTGGGGCAGGGCCACCGGCTGCAGCGGTAGAGCGGCAGGATCCGGAAACCGTACAGGAAGTAGTGGCCCACGATGAAGCCCACCTCAAAGAGGGTCTTGAAGATGATGTGGCAGATGTACGTCCTCAGCAGGGTCCCCTCCAGCCGGAACTTCTTGGTGCCTTTGCTGCTGTTGCTGCCCTTCTTGATGCTGCCCTGGTCCGCGGCCAGCGGCACCCTCTCGCCGCCGTCGCCCGCCGCCTGCTGGCACAGCTCCTCGGCCTCGCGCTCCTTGCGCTTCTCCTCCATGCGCACGTGGTGCACCGCGTGGCCCACGTACACCAGCGACGGCGTGGACACGAAGATGATCTGCAGCACCCAGAGGCGGATGTGCGAGATGGGGAAGGCCTCGTCGTAGCAGACGTTCTCGCAGCCGGGCTGCTGGGTGTTGCACACGAAGTCGGACTGCTCATCCCCCCACACGAACTCCGCGGCGGTGCCCAGGATGAGGATCCGGAAGATGAACAGCACCGTGAGCCAGACTCTGCCGATGACCGTGGAGTGCTCATTCACCTCTTCCAAGATGTTCCCCAGGAAACTCCAGTCGCCCATTTCTCACCcacctggaggagggagaaggcaaGAGCTGAGCGGCCACGGTGCAATCCCCAGGTAGTCTCTCTCTGCTAATGcttaggtggtggtggtggtgggggggggggggtacctctCCTTTCTGAGTTGCTGGAACCGTCAGTATGTAAACAGTACCTATCGAGTGCTTCCTCTGTGCAGGCTAGGATGAGGGGACAAGAGTGGCATGAAGAATCTGCTTCCATtcacttcctcatctgcaaaatgggtttaATGCTAACACCTGTTCTCAGTTACTGTGCAAGTGGTGGTCTGAAAGTATAAATGAGGCAATATGTGTATAATTCCTTGAATTCCACCCCAAATAAGGGTTCGTTGTTGACCGTACGTAGAAACCCGTGGTGACACGGATTTAAATCAAGACGACAAGCTAAACTAAGCTTCAAGAGGCATAATGCTGAAGAATACCCTATACTGTGGGTGCCTGGGCCCCCAACAGAATTCTTGGATGTGTGAAACTGCCTGTAGGCATCTTACTTTTGACTGTGTTGGAATGTATAATGATGTGTTTGGaggcaagtggaaggaaagaaaggtgtTTTGAACATCTACTTTGTGACAGACTTTTGAcattacattatttcatttaatttgatcCTGCTAGACTATAGTCTTCATAAGGGGATGGGCCATGCCTGTTTCATTTACTGCTGCGTACTCAGTGCCTGTCACAGAGCCCTGTACCTAGTGAAAGCTCAAAAAGTATTTAATCAATTTGATTTGAacacatgagaaaactgaagttcagagaggttaaacaaaCTGAGATCAGACAGTTAAATAGCACCAGTTTTGTCTGCCTGGTCCCAGAGGCTGAGTTCTTTCCACTATACCCTGGAGATACATTGCTTTCGATCAGAACTACAAAATTCTGCAACTCCTGGACTcttaatttatgttttttctaTTACTCTTTTAACTCCAAAGAATGGGGAGAGTGCTTCAGGGAGGAACCATTACCGGGTGAGGAAGGTCCGCTGAGACATTTTTAGTGTCCCACAGAATGAAAAGGTTTTAGGGTCTGTAACATGTGACTACTTTAATAGAgctaaacatttgttgaaaaaaaataccattaaacATGATAGCATATAATGCCCCTAGCAACAGCAATGACTAATGCACATGGGATCGAACTGATGGGGGTGATGTGTGTAAACTGGGACATTTGCCCAGTGCAAACGTGTGCTAACCTATGAGGGACTATGATCAACACTTCcacctcggggtgcctggctggctagTCTAaggagcgtgggactcttgatcttggggttgtgggtttgagccccaagttgggtgtagagataacttaaataaataaacttaaaaacaaaaaaacaaaaaaacaactttccaCCTCAACCTGTGGCAGATGCTCCTTCAAGCCTGAACATTTCTGATTTGTAGTGTTTCCTCACTGTGGCTCTTAGACCAGGGCAAGAACCCATGCTGGGGACGCTGCTCTGGTCTTCTTTCAGCCATGTCTCACCCTATAGGATCAGAAGCCCACCTGGGCTAAGGAATATGCTCACCACTTTAATGACAGTGATATTTGTTAAACACTTGAATGAGTGATGAAAAGTCATATCTTAAATTAGGTGTGATTTTCATCACTAGGAGAGGATAAAGAAAGTGGCACCTTAAAGCCTCCTTCCAACCTGTGGTTTGGAGCCTGGCCAGACAGCACTTGGAGGCAGACAGTGATTGCAGACATGAGCATGCCGAACCTATGCTCTCAGGGTACGCACAACCGCTGCCTGCTTTTTGTTGAAGAGCAGAGGGCATTGCTCCTCTTGGAGCCCCAGAAACTCCCAGTTAGGTAGGGCATCCAACAGCAGCTTCTCTCCCCCTGGGAAGGTGAGAGCATCTGTGGCTTCCCAGTCATGACTCCAGCATTGGGGAGAGTTCATTGTAGGAATGGGGGACTCAGAGTGGGGGAGGGTCCTCTACTCAGAACAAGCATGTTCGGAATCCCAACCACCTGTGTCTAGTTAGACTTCTGCATTTAACACTCCTCCAAGTGCAGTTAAATCTAGTGCTTGCCCTATAGTGAGAGGCAGCCATTTCCATCGCCTTTGGGGGGAAAAGATGGGAAACCTCACAATCAGGTAAGCAGCCCAGGCGTAAATTCTATTGATGGAAGAGCCAGGAAAACCCCAGTTTCTTATCACATGGTTCAATCTAACATTCATGTGAAAACAacaatttatgtaatttattccTATAAGATCAAGTCTGGCTTTAACGCACTCTACATCTAGTGTGCTAATGTCTTATCCCCGTTGATATGGCAACTCGGTTTTGACACTCTTCCTTGTATTGTACCGTATTAGTCCTTTGGGATTTCTGTGTGTATTTCACTCATGTACCTACATGGACGTGTGCGGCGAGCACACACTCTCAGGACTGCATGTCTATcagtcttctttctccctttgagAATCAAAAGCTCTTGGAGGGCAGGGATCATTTTGTCTTCATCTTCTGTGAACCATCATGACACAAAACAAAGACCTTCACAGAGTGGGCGCTCCATAAATACCAGTGCATGGGACCAACGGTAataatttgaaatctgaaattctCGATCTCCGAGTGCATATAGTACCAGTATTACTTAAAGTCTAGGGAACTCCAGTCGTCTTTGCTGCAGTTAGCAGTGGGGAGACTGAGAACTTGCAAAGAAATgctaaataccaaaaaaaaaaaaaaggatagtaaATTGATCCAAAACTAGCTGTTTTGAGGGACTGTTTTGTATAAATAAACTGGAAGGACAATTATTCTTGACATGTGACTGTCATGACACATATTCATGAAACTGAAGACCCTTCTGACCACCCCCTCAGTAGTTTCCAAACTAAAGCCCAACAGGGCTGTCCTTCCACACCCTACCCTGCAATGCTAggattgagtgtgtgtgtgtgtgtgtgtgtgtgtgtgtgtgtgttttaataccTATTTACAAAGTTTCTCATAATGATGGAAGGAGGGAAACTAACTTAGGACAaaatctttccaatttcattctGTTGAAACAGACCAACTATGCTTTAAAGAAGAGAAGCTTTAGTGGTGCTAAGGGAAAGTGCCTTGGGTCCTGAATTCTACCAATGAAAATTATACTTATGGAAGTCAGATCAGAGTATATCCGAACAAACTATTCCACTGGAGCAGGGAGTAATCTAAACCAAAGGAAGAATATTTCTTTTCTCGTCTTCAAAGAAGAACAGATCttttacagatagaaaataaACCGATGAAGTTCAAGCCTCCACCCCCAGGGCAACCACCAGCACGTTCCACTGGAGGAGTATGGTTTTGAGTAATGATTAAAATGACAGCTTATGTTTGGGTGTCCCTTGTCTATTTATAACTGATATGCTTCTCCATATCTTATTTCAGTCCTCGTAAAAACCTGTAAACGAGGCCAGTGATTCTCAGACTTGGACTTCACAGACTCGTAAAATAACAACAGCAGAATAGGGTGACCAACATTGAGCTACCAATGTCTAATTTTGCCAAGCAAGgccataaaaataagaaacttatTAAATCACTAATTATGACTGCATTATTTCATAAAAGGGGGATTTTCACCATCATTTCATAACAGGGGAATTTTCATACCAGAAAACTAGAAAAGACATAATTTCAGGATAAAAGGCCCTTAAATTGAACACATTTAAGTTGGTGAAAAATTTACTACTTtgattattacattattattccTGGCTGCTGAAAAGTTCATCTTGGACTGGAACTGACGGGTCCACAGAACGACTGTTTGAGAGCAAGTGAACCAGGCATTTTCAGCCTCCATTAACAGATAGGAAGGCAGACCGGAGGTTAAATAAGTCTGCCAAGGGGGCTCAGCTATTGAGGGCAGAGCAAGGGTGGGAGCCCTGGTCTTCCAGCTTCAAGCCCTGGGCCGTTTCCAGTATAGCATCATCTTCTCTTGGCTTTGTGAAGGGGCAGAGCACCACACTTACATCCATGTTAGCCAGTTCCCCAAAGGATTAGAGAGCCACTTAGCACTCTGGTTGGTAAGGGAGTGTAAATGAGCCTCCCTTCATGTCTCCAGAGCAGCCACTTTAAAGAGCAGCTCTCCTAGAGAGCCAACAAAGCCGGCTCCCAGGAAGACTTTTGTGGTCTTTAGCTAGACCTGTTCTTGTGCGCCATTAAATGCTCCAACATTGAAAATGCAGAGCGTGAAGCCTCCTCTACACCCACAGCACTGATAACCCATAGTTATTACTGTTACACCTATCACAGAGCTCAAGGGAAAAAGTGCAAAACTCTTTCATAAACACCAAATACTTGTTTTAGGTCCCTTGGGATTCCTGGAGGCATGTCAATTCattctgaaaaatgagaaaaccttAAAAAGTCAAGTTATAGTTAGAATTTGGGcatctcccctcctttcccctcccccattcctacAGTCCTTTCCCTTCCAAACCTCTGCCAGCTTTCAGGCCAATTCCAAGGTTTTCAGAATTGGACTCTAAATCCAGCCGTCCCAACCCAAGACCGAACCTTAGTgacaattttttccttttgtagaaGCCCTGATATGGCCCTTAGATTAGGCTGGAAAAGAAGCCCCAGTTGCAGGGGGGAAGACTCTAAA
The nucleotide sequence above comes from Ursus arctos isolate Adak ecotype North America unplaced genomic scaffold, UrsArc2.0 scaffold_12, whole genome shotgun sequence. Encoded proteins:
- the GJA8 gene encoding gap junction alpha-8 protein, which codes for MGDWSFLGNILEEVNEHSTVIGRVWLTVLFIFRILILGTAAEFVWGDEQSDFVCNTQQPGCENVCYDEAFPISHIRLWVLQIIFVSTPSLVYVGHAVHHVRMEEKRKEREAEELCQQAAGDGGERVPLAADQGSIKKGSNSSKGTKKFRLEGTLLRTYICHIIFKTLFEVGFIVGHYFLYGFRILPLYRCSRWPCPNVVDCFVSRPTEKTIFILFMLSVASVSLFLNILEMSHLGLKRIRSAFKRPVEQPLGEIPEKSLHSIAVSSIQKAKGYQLLEEEKIVSHYFPLTEVGMVETSPLSAKPFSQFEEKMGTGPLGDLSRAYQETLPSYAQVGAQEGEGEGKEQPVEEGAEPEVGDKRQEAERVSTEGQETLAVPEGEKAETPEVGKEGEKEELQAEKVSKQGLPGEKSPSLCPDLTRDDTRPLSRLSKASSRARSDDLTV